In Melanotaenia boesemani isolate fMelBoe1 chromosome 7, fMelBoe1.pri, whole genome shotgun sequence, a single window of DNA contains:
- the tenm2 gene encoding teneurin-2 isoform X3: MSDKYGAMHHASNTGRTKTLSHETGRPLPPTSSSTLLPPSLPSSSSVPHHPSPGPSPPIRECQVPLLEKNSTHSHLEPHPDDTYLLRAQPSSTGAANHHSQSTLRPPLPPPHNHQTLSHQSANSLNRNTLRGGRNPIHAPAPGTGDGPTTPESVQLQDSWVLNSNVPLETRHFLFKTSSGTTPLFSSSSPGYPLTSGTVYSPPPRLLPRNTFSRSAFKLKKPSKYCSWKCAAVTAIAAAALLAVLLSYFIAINLLGLTWQLKPSDGPVLNNGLGAGLPVNSDVATLPSGGRVAFPLSPGPWAGRNSSIDTGNIEVGRRVTQEVPPGVFWRSLLFLSQPQFLKFNISLGKDALFGVYIRKGLPPSHAQYDYMERLDGKEKWSVVESPRERRSIQTVVLNEAVFVQYLDAGAWHLAFYNDGRERETVSFSTNIMDSVQECPRNCHGNGECNSGVCHCFPGFHGMDCSKAACPVLCSGNGQYDKGSCVCYSGWKGPECDVPITQCIDPLCSGHGTCTDGNCVCSIGYKGQSCAEVDCLDPTCSNNGICVNGECHCKPGWGGLHCELPRAQCPDQCHGHGAFIPDTGLCSCDPNWMGPDCSMEVCSVDCGTHGVCMGGACRCEEGWTGAGCDQRVCNPLCIKHGTCKDGKCQCHQGWNGEHCTIDHGSMVDKADGCPNLCNGNGQCTMGQQSWHCECQTGWRGPGCSVAMETSCADNKDNEGDGLTDCMDPDCCIQSPCQNSPLCRGSRDPLQVIQQNPMSQPRVRSFYDRVKMLVGRDSTHIIPGENPFNSSLASLIRGQVLTTDGTPLVGVNVSFVNYPHYGYTLTRQDGMFDLIANGGASLTLRFERAPFLSQERTVWLPWSQFYAMDTLVLKTEENTIPGCDLSGFVRPDPLVIASPLSSFFSSKPGEKPIIPETQVLHEQIEVPGTSLKLSYLSSRTQGYRSLLKVTMTPAVVSMGLLKVHLMVAVEGHLFQKWFHASPNLAYTYIWDKTDAYGQRVYGLSEAVVSVGYEYESCASLILWEKRTAILQGYELDPTNLGGWSLDKHHILNTRSGILHKGSGENIFVTEQPPVMTSVMGNGRRRSISCPSCNGLADGNKLLAPVALAMGTDGSLYVGDLNFVRRVYPSMNTTGILELRNKDFRHSNNPTHKYFLAVDPVSGALFISDTNSRRIYRVRSLTGGRLLSDNAEVVAGTGEQCLPFDERCGDGGKATEATLMSPKGIAVDKNGLMYFVDATMIRKVDQNGIISTLLGANDLTAVRPLSCDTSMDVSQVRLEWPTDLAVNPMDNSLYVLENNVILRITENHQVSIIAGRPMHCQVPGIDYSLSKLAIHAALESATAIVLSHTGILYIAETDEKKINRVRQVSTNGEISLLAGAASDCDCKNDVNCNCFYGDDGYAPDAGLNSPTSLAVSPDGTLFIADLNNIRIRAVRANRPGPAISSVGYTGSAQYEVASPREQELYVFNGEGLHIQTVSLVTGEPLYNFTYGPDGELAMLVDNCNNTVKVRRDGLGQGGGAGLLRLVLLPENQVVTLGLDPTGGLRSVSAMGQEVALMGYSGNTGLLATKADETGWTTFYQYDSEGRLTNVTYPTGMVTSLHREIERSINIDIESSSRDDDVTVITNLSSVEASYTVVQDQVRNSYQLCNNGTLRVMYANGMGISFHTEPHILAGSVSPTIGRRNITLPTDNGLNSIEWRLRKEQTKGKITVFGRKLRAHGRNLLSIDFDRNTRTEKIYDDHRKFTLRIMYDAQGRPAMWLPSSSLAVVNVSYSTTGQLVGLQRGSMSERTEFDSQGRILSRSFVDGKVWSYSYLDKSMVLLLQSQRQYVFEFDASARVTAVTMPSVARHTMFTHVSVGYIRNTYNPPESNASIIHDFSEDGRPQATHYLGTGRRVLYKYGKLAKLSEIVYDSTAVTFGYDETAGVLKMVSLQSGGFSCTIRYRKMGPLIDKQIYRFSEEGMVNARFDYTYHDNSFRIASMKPVISETPLPVDLYRYDEISGKVEHFGKFGVIYYDINQIITTAVMTLSKHFDTHGRIKEVQYEIFRSLMYWMTVQYDSMGRVVKRELKIGPYANTTQYRYDYDGDGQLSGVKVNDWSTWRYSYDLNGNLHLLNPGNSARILPLRYDLRDRITRLGDVQYRLDEDGFLSQRGSDVFDYNSKGQLLRAYNRGPGGWSVVYHYDGLGRRVSTRNSLGQHLQFFYADLNHPTRVTHIFNHSSSDISSLYYDLQGHLFAMEVSSGEEYYIASDNTGTPLAVFSSNGQMIKQVQYTAYGEVYLDSNPEFQLVVGFHGGLYDPLTKLVHFTQRDYDVLAGRWTSPDYSIWPKIGKDPAPFNLYMFKNNNPLSDMLDVKNYVTDVKSWLVMFGFQLSNIIPGFPRHSLYFVEPPYELQATQHCENGQLITGVQQAAERHNQAFMALEGRLLNKERRRRKDKPGHWFGTSTPIIGRGVMLALKEGRVVAGVSALASEDSRKVALVLNGAQYLEGTHYTQDGKDCHYFVKVGSADSDLLALGLTNGRKSLESGINVTVSGRSRRGVTVEFAVPSLVLSVRYGLAVDVVDEEKVRLLELARQRALAGAWAKEQQRARDGKGGSRLWTEGERQQLLTTGRVQGYDGYYVLPVEQYPELADSSNNIQFLRQNEMGRR, translated from the exons CGATCAACTTGCTGGGTCTGACATGGCAGCTGAAGCCTTCCGACGGCCCTGTGTTAAACAACGGATTGGGAGCTGGTCTACCTGTCAACAGTGATGTGGCCACACTGCCCTCTGGAGGCAGAG TCgcttttcctctctctccagGTCCATGGGCAGGCAGGAACAGTAGTATAGACACTGGCAACATTGAGGTGGGGAGGCGGGTGACCCAAGAAGTCCCTCCAGGAGTGTTTTGGAGGTCCCTGCTTTTCCTCAGCCAGCCCCAGTTCCTCAAGTTCAACATTTCCCTTGGCAAGGATGCCCTGTTCGGAGTGTACATTCGCAAGGGCCTGCCTCCGTCTCATGCACAG TATGACTATATGGAGCGCCTCGATGGGAAGGAGAAGTGGAGCGTGGTGGAGTCTCcgagggagaggaggagcatTCAGACCGTGGTCCTCAATGAGGCAGTGTTTGTCCAGTACCTGGACGCTGGTGCCTGGCACTTGGCTTTCTACAATGACGGTCGGGAGAGAGAGACGGTTTCCTTCAGCACAAATATCATGG ATTCAGTGCAAGAGTGCCCGCGCAATTGCCATGGTAACGGAGAGTGTAATTCTGGTGTGTGCCACTGCTTCCCAGGATTCCACGGCATGGACTGCTCTAAAG cgGCATGCCCAGTGTTGTGCAGCGGCAATGGCCAATACGACAAGGGCTCCTGTGTCTGTTACAGCGGCTGGAAAGGGCCGGAGTGTGACGTCCCCATCACGCAATGTATAGACCCTCTCTGCAGCGGCCATGGCACCTGCACTGATGGAAACTGCGTGTGCTCCATAGGCTACAAAGGGCAGAGCTGTGCAGAAG TGGATTGCTTGGACCCGACATGTTCCAATAATGGCATCTGCGTGAATGGGGAGTGCCATTGTAAGCCAGGATGGGGAGGGCTCCATTGTGAGCTGCCCCGGGCCCAGTGCCCAGACCAGTGCCATGGCCACGGTGCCTTCATACCAGACACCGGGCTGTGCAGCTGTGACCCCAACTGGATGGGACCCGACTGCTCCATGG AGGTTTGCTCGGTGGACTGCGGAACCCATGGAGTGTGCATGGGTGGAGCATGTCGCTGCGAGGAAGGCTGGACCGGTGCAGGCTGCGACCAGCGCGTGTGCAACCCTCTTTGCATCAAACACGGAACTTGTAAGGACGGGAAGTGCCAGTGCCACCAGGGCTGGAATGGAGAGCACTGCACCATCG ACCATGGGAGCATGGTTGACAAAGCAG ACGGCTGCCCTAACTTGTGTAACGGGAATGGCCAGTGCACCATGGGTCAGCAGAGTTGGCACTGTGAATgtcagacaggctggaggggcCCCGGATGcagtgttgccatggagaccTCCTGTGCTGACAACAAGGACAACGAAGGAG ATGGACTGACTGACTGCATGGACCCAGACTGCTGCATACAGAGTCCCTGTCAGAACAGCCCCCTGTGCCGAGGTTCCCGTGACCCTCTGCAAGTCATTCAGCAGAACCCAATGTCCCAGCCCCGAGTTCGCTCCTTCTACGACCGAGTCAAAATGCTGGTGGGACGTGACAGCACCCACATCATCCCTGGAGAAAACCCATTCAACTCCAG CTTGGCATCACTAATCCGGGGTCAGGTGTTGACGACAGATGGAACCCCTCTGGTGGGGGTGAACGTGTCTTTTGTCAACTATCCACACTACGGATACACGCTGACACGGCAGGATGGAAT GTTTGACCTGATAGCTAATGGTGGCGCGTCACTGACTCTGCGGTTCGAGCGTGCCCCCTTCCTGAGCCAAGAGCGCACCGTGTGGCTGCCCTGGAGCCAGTTTTATGCTATGGACACTCTGGTGCTTAAGACAGAAGAGAACACGATCCCAGGCTGTGACCTGAGTGGCTTCGTCAGGCCTGACCCTCTTGTGATTGCATCCCCTCTCTCCTCCTTCTTCAGCTCCAAGCCAGGGGAGAAACCCATCATACCGGAGACACAG GTGCTGCATGAGCAGATCGAGGTGCCTGGCACAAGTTTAAAGCTGAGTTATCTAAGCTCCAGGACCCAGGGTTACCGCTCTCTTCTCAAGGTGACCATGACTCCAGCTGTGGTGTCCATGGGCTTGCTGAAGGTTCACCTGATGGTAGCAGTGGAGGGGCACCTCTTCCAAAAATGGTTCCATGCCTCACCCAACTTGGCCTACACCTACATCTGGGATAAGACAGATGCATATGGGCAGAGGGTCTATGGTCTTTCAGAAGCTGTTG TGTCAGTGGGTTATGAATATGAGTCGTGTGCGAGTCTGATCCTCTGGGAAAAGAGGACGGCTATTCTGCAAGGCTACGAACTGGATCCCACTAATTTGGGTGGCTGGTCACTCGACAAGCACCATATTCTCAACACGCGCAGTG GCATCCTTCACAAAGGCAGCGGTGAGAACATCTTTGTAACGGAGCAGCCCCCAGTGATGACTAGCGTCATGGGAAATGGCCGCAGGCGCAGTATCTCATGCCCCAGCTGTAACGGCCTCGCAGACGGCAACAAGCTGCTGGCGCCGGTTGCCTTGGCAATGGGCACTGATGGCAGCCTGTATGTCGGGGACCTCAACTTTGTACGTCGGGTCTACCCATCTATGAACACAACTGGCATCCTGGAATTAAG GAACAAAGATTTCAGGCACAG TAATAATCCAACCCATAAGTACTTCCTGGCAGTGGATCCCGTTTCTGGAGCGCTTTTCATCTCAGACACCAACTCCAGGCGGATTTACCGTGTTCGCTCATTAACGGGTGGCCGGCTGCTGTCGGACAATGCTGAGGTGGTGGCAGGGACAGGGGAGCAGTGCCTGCCCTTTGATGAACGCTGTGGTGATGGTGGAAAAGCCACTGAAGCTACTCTTATGAGCCCCAAAG GTATTGCAGTGGATAAAAATGGGCTGATGTATTTCGTGGATGCCACCATGATCCGCAAGGTTGACCAGAATGGCATCATCTCGACTCTGCTGGGGGCCAACGATCTCACCGCCGTCCGGCCGCTGAGCTGTGACACCAGCATGGATGTCAGCCAG GTACGTCTTGAGTGGCCCACAGACTTAGCAGTGAACCCCATGGATAACTCTCTCTATGTCTTGGAAAACAATGTCATCTTGCGCATCACTGAGAACCACCAG GTGAGCATTATAGCGGGTCGGCCCATGCATTGTCAAGTGCCTGGCATCGACTACAGCCTCAGTAAGCTGGCGATACATGCAGCCCTGGAGAGTGCCACAGCCATTGTCTTGTCCCACACCGGCATCCTCTATATCGCCGagacagatgagaaaaaaattaatcgTGTGAGACAG GTTAGCACTAATGGAGAAATCTCTCTCCTGGCTGGTGCTGCATCTGACTGCGACTGCAAGAATGACGTCAACTGCAACTGCTTTTACGGCGACGACGGCTATGCCCCAGACGCCGGCTTGAACTCCCCCACTTCCTTGGCAGTTTCCCCTGATGGGACACTTTTCATCGCAGACCTCAATAACATACGCATCAGAGCTGTTCGGGCAAACCGGCCCGGACCTGCCATCTCCAGCGTGGGGTACACAGGATCTGCGCAGTATGAAGTGGCATCGCCTAGGGAACAGGAGCTATATGTCTTCAATGGAGAGGGGCTTCACATCCAGACAGTTAGCCTCGTGACTGGGGAGCCACTTTACAACTTCACTTATGGCCCTGATGGCGAGCTGGCCATGCTGGTGGATAACTGCAACAATACTGTCAAGGTGAGGAGGGATGGCCTTGGACAGGGAGGAGGAGCCGGCCTTCTCAGGCTGGTGCTGCTGCCTGAGAATCAAGTTGTAACACTTGGACTGGACCCCACCGGTGGGTTGCGGAGTGTTTCTGCCATGGGTCAGGAGGTGGCTCTGATGGGTTACAGTGGAAACACAGGGCTCCTCGCCACCAAAGCTGATGAGACTGGATGGACCACGTTCTATCA GTATGACAGCGAGGGTCGCCTGACCAACGTCACATACCCAACAGGCATGGTGACGAGTCTACACCGAGAGATCGAGCGCTCCATCAACATTGACATTGAGAGCTCGAGCAGAGACGACGATGTCACCGTCATCACCAACCTGTCCTCAGTCGAAGCCTCATACACTGTGGTGCAAG ACCAGGTGAGGAACAGCTATCAGCTGTGCAACAACGGCACCCTGAGAGTGATGTACGCCAATGGAATGGGCATCAGTTTCCACACAGAGCCCCACATCTTGGCTGGTTCTGTCAGTCCTACAATCGGTCGAAGGAACATCACCCTGCCCACTGACAATGGCCTAAACTCTATTGAGTGGCGTCTGCGCAAGGAACAAACCAAGGGCAAGATCACCGTATTTGGGAGGAAGCTGAGG GCTCATGGCCGCAATCTTCTCTCTATTGATTTCGATCGCAACACGCGTACAGAGAAGATTTACGATGATCACCGCAAGTTCACTCTGCGCATCATGTATGATGCTCAGGGCCGTCCAGCTATGTGGTTGCCCAGCAGCAGCCTGGCAGTAGTCAATGTGTCATATTCCACCACCGGGCAGCTTGTTGGACTACAGAGGGGGAGCATGAGTGAGAGGACAGAATTTGACTCCCAGGGCCGGATCCTGTCTCGTTCATTTGTGGACGGGAAGGTGTGGAGCTACAGCTACCTGGACAAA TCCATGGTGCTGCTCCTGCAGAGCCAAAGACAGTATGTCTTTGAGTTTGATGCCTCAGCTCGAGTCACGGCCGTCACAATGCCCAGCGTCGCTCGCCACACCATGTTCACACATGTGTCTGTTGGTTATATTCGCAACACATACAACCCCCCAGAGAGCAACGCCTCCATCATCCATGATTTCAGTGAGGATGGCAGACCTCAGGCCACACATTACCTGGGCACTGGCCGCCGTGTCCTCTACAAATATGGCAAGCTGGCAAAGCTGTCAGAGATCGTGTACGACAGCACTGCTGTCACTTTCGGATACGATGAGACAGCCGGAGTGCTAAAGATGGTCAGCCTGCAGAGCGGGGGCTTCTCTTGCACTATCCGCTATCGTAAGATGGGCCCTCTTATCGACAAGCAGATCTATCGCTTCAGCGAGGAGGGAATGGTGAATGCGAGATTTGACTACACttaccatgacaacagcttCCGTATCGCCAGCATGAAGCCAGTCATCAGCGAGACGCCACTGCCTGTTGATCTCTACAGATATGATGAGATATCTGGAAAG GTGGAGCACTTTGGAAAATTTGGAGTAATTTACTACGACATTAATCAGATCATCACCACCGCCGTTATGACACTGAGTAAGCATTTTGACACTCATGGTCGCATCAAGGAGGTCCAGTATGAGATTTTCCGTTCGCTTATGTACTGGATGACAGTGCAGTATGACAGCATGGGACgggtggtgaagagagagctaaAGATTGGGCCTTACGCCAACACCACTCAATACCGCTATGATTATGATGGAGATGGGCAGCTCAGTGGTGTCAAG GTGAATGACTGGTCAACATGGCGATACAGCTACGACCTAAATGGTAACCTCCACCTGCTGAATCCAGGAAACAGTGCTCGGATCTTGCCACTCCGCTATGACCTCAGAGACCGCATCACCCGcctgggtgatgttcagtatcGCCTGGACGAAGACGGCTTCCTCAGCCAGCGTGGCTCAGATGTTTTTGACTATAACTCCAAAGGTCAGCTGCTGCGGGCCTACAATAGAGGACCTGGAGGGTGGAGCGTTGTTTATCACTACGATGGGCTTGGCCGCAGGGTGTCTACAAGGAACAGCCTGGGGCAGCACCTTCAGTTCTTCTACGCCGACCTCAACCATCCAACCAGGGTGACACACATCTTCAATCACTCCAGCTCAGACATCTCGTCCCTGTACTATGACCTGCAG GGCCACTTGTTTGCAATGGAGGTGAGCAGTGGAGAGGAATATTACATAGCATCTGACAACACCGGTACACCACTGGCAGTCTTCAGCAGCAACGGACAGATGATCAAACAg GTACAGTACACGGCATACGGAGAAGTGTACCTTGACTCAAACCCAGAGTTCCAGCTGGTCGTTGGTTTCCATGGCGGCCTCTACGACCCTTTGACCAAGCTGGTTCATTTCACTCAACGAGACTATGACGTGTTGGCTGGACGTTGGACCTCACCTGACTACAGCATCTGGCCCAAGATCGGAAAAGATCCTGCTCCATTTAACCTATATATGTTCAAGAACAACAACCCTCTCAGTGACATGTTGGATGTCAAAAATTATGTCACAG ATGTGAAAAGTTGGCTGGTGATGTTTGGCTTCCAGCTTAGTAACATAATCCCAGGATTTCCTCGACACTCGCTCTACTTTGTGGAGCCACCATACGAGCTGCAGGCCACCCAGCACTGTGAAAATGGACAG CTCATCACTGGAGTCCAGCAGGCAGCTGAGCGCCACAACCAGGCTTTTATGGCCCTTGAGGGTCGCCTGCTCAACAAGGAGCGCCGCAGACGCAAAGACAAACCTGGCCATTGGTTTGGCACCAGCACCCCTATAATAGGGCGAGGAGTGATGCTGGCACTGAAGGAGGGCCGAGTTGTGGCTGGTGTGTCAGCACTGGCCAGCGAGGACAGCCGCAAAGTTGCTCTTGTGCTCAACGGAGCCCAGTACCTGGAAGGCACTCATTACACACAGGATGGGAAGGACTGTCACTACTTTGTGAAAGTAGGGTCTGCTGACAGTGATCTATTAGCGTTGGGGCTTACAAACGGGCGTAAGTCACTGGAAAGCGGTATCAATGTGACAGTGAGTGGCCGGTCGCGGAGAGGTGTGACCGTGGAGTTTGCAGTTCCATCTTTGGTACTGAGTGTTCGTTACGGGCTCGctgtggatgtggtggatgaagaGAAGGTAAGACTATTGGAGCTGGCCAGACAGAGAGCTCTGGCAGGGGCTTGGGCCAAAGAACAGCAGCGGGCGAGGGACGGGAAGGGAGGCAGTCGCCTCTGGACGGAGGGGGAGAGACAGCAGCTCCTAACAACAGGTAGAGTACAGGGCTACGATGGCTACTACGTACTGCCTGTGGAGCAGTATCCAGAACTGGctgacagcagcaacaacatCCAGTTTCTCAGACAGAATGAGATGGGCAGGAGGTAA